Proteins co-encoded in one Thermomicrobiales bacterium genomic window:
- the hemW gene encoding radical SAM family heme chaperone HemW — protein MQTTDTDDISTLPAPLPVDGPAGIYVHVPFCRHICPYCDFNTYAGQEDRIPAYVDALVREMQLRDGETTEAPTLYFGGGTPSLLSPEQIARVVDAATRRLGLRADAEVSLEANPETLDEAALRGFRAAGINRLSIGIQSLQRAGLRVLGRGHTATTATDALATARLAGFENVSLDFIYGWPGQSAEDWDHDLATMLDWAPEHLSLYALIVEPGTPMQMAVRRGILSPLDDDTVADRYDRAVDVLAAAGWEHYEISNWAREPRFRSRHNQLYWQNGPYLGVGAGAFGTARGERLSNHLLPARYIADLAAGRLPVATREAIDERTGMGETMMLALRLLIDGVSDADFARRHGGHIVDRFPDAVERFTHLGLIEWHGGRLRLTASGVLVANEVCAAFLP, from the coding sequence ATGCAAACGACTGACACCGACGATATCTCGACGCTACCAGCTCCGCTGCCGGTCGATGGGCCGGCCGGCATCTACGTTCATGTGCCATTCTGCCGCCACATCTGCCCCTACTGCGATTTCAATACCTATGCCGGCCAGGAGGATCGCATACCGGCCTACGTCGATGCGCTCGTCCGCGAGATGCAGCTCCGAGATGGCGAGACGACCGAAGCGCCGACGTTGTACTTCGGCGGTGGCACACCGTCATTGCTATCGCCGGAACAGATCGCGCGTGTGGTGGATGCCGCGACCCGGCGCCTGGGACTGCGAGCAGACGCCGAGGTTTCTCTAGAGGCAAACCCCGAAACGCTCGATGAAGCTGCATTGCGCGGCTTTCGCGCGGCCGGAATCAACAGGCTGTCGATCGGCATCCAGTCGTTGCAACGCGCCGGCCTTCGCGTGCTTGGGCGCGGCCACACGGCGACGACCGCAACCGACGCGCTGGCGACGGCTCGGCTCGCCGGGTTCGAAAACGTCAGCCTCGACTTCATCTATGGCTGGCCCGGGCAATCGGCAGAGGACTGGGATCACGACCTCGCAACCATGCTCGACTGGGCGCCAGAGCATTTGTCGCTCTACGCGCTGATCGTTGAGCCGGGGACGCCGATGCAGATGGCCGTCCGGCGGGGGATCCTGAGTCCGCTCGACGACGACACTGTTGCCGACCGCTACGATCGCGCCGTCGATGTCCTCGCCGCGGCCGGCTGGGAGCATTACGAGATCTCGAACTGGGCGCGCGAGCCACGCTTCCGATCTCGCCACAATCAGCTGTACTGGCAGAACGGACCATATCTGGGCGTCGGCGCAGGGGCTTTCGGCACGGCACGGGGAGAACGGCTGAGTAATCATCTGTTGCCGGCCCGTTATATTGCTGACTTGGCCGCCGGCCGGCTGCCAGTCGCCACCCGCGAGGCGATCGACGAGAGAACCGGGATGGGTGAGACGATGATGCTCGCTCTTCGACTGCTGATCGACGGCGTGTCGGATGCTGACTTCGCCCGTCGCCACGGTGGTCACATCGTCGACCGATTTCCGGACGCGGTCGAGCGCTTCACTCATCTTGGTCTGATCGAGTGGCATGGTGGCCGACTGCGCCTGACTGCCAGCGGCGTCCTCGTTGCCAACGAGGTGTGCGCAGCCTTTCTGCCCTGA
- a CDS encoding DUF4129 domain-containing protein, with translation MSDQSTPAPEQRLTPASIGDLVRSLDWRLELLGVFLVLAESALIYLVTGLFLSDRSPAAHVLPAWIVAFVMLTAYLVPRVLDEWRVWDVRYETMMGGAIVVTLLVSVKSGAFPGIAVWDIGWLREMIRALALLDNDAVRPVWGIVALVAFAWWRGRTRELPSVDSAYLTLRAGSAILALLMIVILLASDTGDEIHQRLSAATVTFYVCALAAIGIARLKLEGFRTSSPLGPRWLATFVAPILTILAVAIVGAGIFSRQFLDTVLWMLSPLLFILNLVFQAIILIMAALAYIILTPIVWLIGTRDPISRTVATPGLTDQRGELDQLGGRAFQVPDPIRYLVAALVLLALFTLLTKFVFRRRRRERVAVEEERESILDWDDLLGSLGARLRSLFRRDSEEPADPLAHLRGDPRWQYTVAIREAWRRLEHRGAALGRGRRPAETADEYRPGISARLDPGPTSDAVTTMTDRYRDARYSGEPASKEDADQAERAWRTIDQLNQRHQ, from the coding sequence ATGAGCGATCAATCTACGCCGGCGCCGGAGCAACGGCTGACACCTGCCAGTATCGGAGATCTCGTTCGTTCGCTCGACTGGCGGCTTGAGCTGCTCGGCGTCTTCCTCGTCCTGGCCGAATCAGCGCTCATCTACCTTGTGACCGGCCTGTTCCTCAGCGACAGATCGCCGGCTGCGCACGTTCTCCCTGCCTGGATCGTCGCATTTGTCATGCTCACGGCGTATCTCGTCCCACGGGTGCTCGATGAATGGCGCGTCTGGGATGTTCGCTACGAGACGATGATGGGCGGCGCGATCGTCGTGACGCTGCTCGTCTCCGTCAAGTCGGGCGCGTTCCCGGGCATCGCTGTCTGGGATATCGGCTGGCTGCGAGAGATGATCCGCGCTCTCGCGTTGCTCGACAATGATGCAGTTCGGCCGGTCTGGGGCATCGTCGCGCTTGTTGCCTTTGCGTGGTGGCGCGGGCGAACGCGCGAGTTGCCATCTGTCGATAGCGCCTATCTGACACTCCGCGCTGGCAGCGCGATCCTCGCGCTGCTGATGATCGTTATCCTTTTGGCATCCGACACCGGTGATGAGATTCATCAGCGGCTCAGCGCTGCAACGGTCACATTCTACGTCTGCGCGCTGGCGGCTATTGGCATAGCCAGACTGAAGCTCGAGGGATTTCGCACCAGCTCGCCACTCGGTCCGCGCTGGTTGGCGACCTTCGTCGCGCCGATCCTCACCATCCTGGCGGTTGCTATTGTCGGCGCAGGAATCTTCTCTCGTCAGTTTCTCGATACCGTCCTCTGGATGCTTTCACCCCTCCTGTTTATCCTCAACCTCGTGTTCCAGGCGATTATCCTGATCATGGCAGCGCTCGCCTATATCATCCTGACGCCGATCGTCTGGCTGATCGGCACCCGCGACCCGATCTCCCGGACGGTCGCCACGCCAGGTCTCACCGATCAGCGAGGCGAGCTCGATCAACTGGGCGGCCGAGCGTTCCAGGTGCCGGACCCGATCCGGTATCTTGTCGCGGCGCTCGTGTTGCTTGCGCTCTTCACGTTGCTGACGAAGTTCGTCTTTCGCCGACGCCGTCGCGAGCGAGTCGCGGTCGAGGAGGAGCGCGAGTCGATCCTTGATTGGGACGACCTGCTGGGGTCGCTCGGCGCGCGGCTTCGATCGCTGTTTCGTCGGGACTCGGAAGAGCCCGCCGATCCGTTGGCGCATTTACGGGGGGACCCGCGCTGGCAGTACACGGTGGCGATCCGCGAGGCGTGGAGAAGGCTCGAACATCGCGGCGCAGCCCTGGGCCGCGGGCGGCGGCCGGCCGAGACCGCCGACGAATATCGGCCCGGCATCAGCGCCCGGCTGGATCCCGGCCCGACGAGCGACGCGGTGACGACGATGACCGATCGCTATCGGGACGCGCGCTACAGCGGAGAGCCGGCCTCAAAGGAGGACGCTGACCAGGCGGAGCGCGCCTGGCGAACGATCGACCAGCTCAACCAGCGTCATCAATGA
- a CDS encoding DUF58 domain-containing protein, which translates to MRSWNPSAFLSSLPERFAGGGDDGPARVGRARTLFFSSFWLWTAGALILLGMALRERAPTLLGLLTLITAGGAWLWARLSLNGVIVTRTLETRRLFPGEDAVFRVSVVNRKLLPLAFLEIHDQLPNDLRIMEQPSVPSGIPGRDVLQITTAMRWYERVSWTFHVHCPVRGQFVFGPTEIRSGDLFGFFTSTLALDNFASLLVYPRVVPLEEIGIPPRHLFGDQRIRRQMVTDPSRIVGVRDYRPEDSIRHVHWKATARVGALQAKVFEPSTTIHFGVFLNLDTFEHYWEGVDYERAEDAITVAASLAIHALDARQTVGVYANGVSGGSDQPMRVRPSRSPSQRVEILAGLAKLSPIASINFARLLRAETSRFPMGSTVVIVTALVTDATAAVLVNLHQAGHRVVLVTIDEVAVPAIRGLLVYQLDSAGIGTPRNQRRRYAIQMNPVALAGLIERQRDAS; encoded by the coding sequence ATGAGATCCTGGAATCCCTCCGCGTTCCTGTCGAGCTTGCCTGAGCGGTTCGCTGGTGGCGGAGATGATGGCCCGGCAAGAGTCGGCCGAGCTCGGACACTCTTCTTCAGTAGCTTCTGGCTGTGGACGGCGGGCGCGCTCATCCTGCTGGGAATGGCGCTGCGCGAACGGGCTCCGACCCTTCTTGGTCTGCTGACGCTCATCACGGCCGGCGGAGCGTGGCTTTGGGCGCGGTTGTCACTCAACGGCGTTATCGTCACTCGCACACTGGAGACACGGCGACTCTTCCCCGGCGAGGATGCCGTCTTTCGCGTCAGCGTTGTCAATCGCAAGCTGCTCCCACTCGCCTTCCTGGAAATCCACGATCAGCTCCCGAATGATCTGCGGATCATGGAGCAGCCAAGTGTGCCGAGCGGCATTCCCGGCCGTGATGTCCTTCAGATCACAACTGCGATGCGCTGGTATGAGCGTGTCAGCTGGACGTTCCACGTCCACTGTCCGGTTCGTGGGCAGTTTGTGTTCGGGCCAACCGAGATCCGTTCCGGCGATCTCTTCGGCTTTTTCACCTCCACGCTCGCGCTCGACAACTTCGCATCGCTGCTCGTCTATCCGCGGGTCGTGCCACTGGAGGAGATCGGCATCCCCCCGCGCCATCTCTTCGGAGACCAGCGTATTCGGCGTCAGATGGTGACCGATCCGTCGCGGATTGTCGGCGTGCGTGACTATCGCCCCGAGGACTCGATTCGTCACGTTCACTGGAAGGCAACGGCGCGAGTCGGCGCTCTTCAGGCGAAGGTGTTCGAGCCGTCAACCACGATCCATTTCGGCGTCTTCCTCAATCTTGATACGTTCGAGCATTACTGGGAGGGCGTCGACTACGAGCGGGCCGAAGACGCAATCACCGTTGCCGCGTCATTGGCGATCCATGCGCTCGACGCGCGCCAAACAGTCGGTGTCTACGCGAACGGGGTCAGTGGCGGGTCGGACCAGCCGATGCGGGTTCGGCCGAGTCGCAGCCCGAGTCAGCGTGTCGAGATCCTCGCCGGCCTCGCCAAGCTCTCGCCGATCGCGTCGATCAACTTCGCGCGGCTCCTTCGCGCAGAGACATCGCGCTTTCCGATGGGAAGCACGGTCGTCATTGTCACTGCGCTGGTGACCGACGCGACCGCGGCCGTGCTCGTCAACCTGCACCAGGCCGGCCATCGAGTCGTCCTCGTTACGATCGATGAGGTCGCGGTTCCAGCGATTCGTGGGCTGTTGGTCTATCAGCTGGATTCGGCCGGCATCGGCACTCCGCGTAATCAGCGTCGTCGCTACGCAATTCAGATGAATCCGGTCGCCCTTGCCGGGCTGATCGAGCGACAGCGCGACGCGTCATGA
- a CDS encoding MoxR family ATPase — protein sequence MSYPGNVADFGRRIIDNVDRVIVGKRDVSELVLVALLCEGHVLLEDVPGVGKTTLARAVARSIGGELRRVQFTPDLLPSDISGLSYFNQKLGDFVFRAGPVFTNILLADEINRATPRTQSALLEAMEERTVTIDGETMPLPHPFLVLATENPIELEGTFPLPEAQLDRFLLRLTVGYPDADQEDEMLVRLQHEHPLAALQPVATSDELADAARLVRDIHVEQELRSYIVALVRATREHDAIELGVSPRGTLALYRASQAMAALRGRAYATPDDVKAVVLPVLNHRLLLSPDARLRGRSASGILDEILESLRVPVELA from the coding sequence ATGAGCTATCCCGGAAATGTCGCCGACTTCGGCCGGCGCATCATCGACAACGTCGATCGAGTCATCGTCGGGAAGCGCGATGTCAGTGAGCTTGTGCTCGTCGCGCTGCTTTGCGAAGGCCATGTTCTGCTTGAGGACGTCCCCGGTGTCGGCAAGACGACACTGGCGCGGGCCGTCGCCAGGTCCATCGGTGGCGAGCTGCGTCGAGTGCAGTTCACCCCCGATCTACTGCCATCGGACATTTCCGGTCTGAGCTACTTCAATCAGAAGCTCGGCGACTTCGTCTTTCGCGCGGGTCCCGTCTTTACCAACATCCTCCTTGCCGATGAGATCAACCGCGCGACGCCTCGCACACAGTCGGCTCTGCTGGAGGCGATGGAAGAACGCACGGTCACGATCGACGGCGAGACGATGCCGCTGCCGCACCCGTTCCTCGTGCTGGCGACGGAGAATCCAATCGAGCTTGAGGGAACCTTTCCACTGCCCGAAGCACAGCTCGACCGCTTTCTCCTCCGCCTCACCGTCGGCTATCCCGACGCCGATCAGGAGGACGAGATGCTCGTCCGGCTACAGCACGAGCACCCACTCGCGGCGCTCCAACCGGTCGCCACTAGCGATGAGCTGGCCGACGCAGCGCGTCTGGTCCGCGATATCCATGTCGAACAAGAGCTGCGTTCCTACATCGTTGCGCTCGTCCGCGCCACCCGCGAGCACGACGCGATCGAGCTGGGAGTCAGCCCGCGTGGGACTCTGGCGCTGTATCGCGCCTCCCAGGCGATGGCTGCTCTGCGCGGTCGCGCGTATGCGACGCCGGACGACGTCAAGGCTGTTGTCCTGCCGGTGCTGAACCATCGGCTGCTACTTTCGCCGGACGCGCGACTGCGCGGTCGGTCAGCGTCAGGCATCCTCGATGAGATCCTGGAATCCCTCCGCGTTCCTGTCGAGCTTGCCTGA
- a CDS encoding ATP-binding protein produces MTMWVATILAQAGQRTGDNREPFGLIGEIDTYSLAAGVVFMLIITLVAMWLSQRSPKRENITGASNQDGDRYATIFESANEGIVVLDADGVVTEINPAACRLFDTQPDDTVGTPATDLGLLSHTEIRLLPNLHRQETPQPVVRQLGERVISTIVSPLRAGEGKRRRAGSVWLLRDVTEIVRMDETRNEFISVVSHELRTPMTAIKGFTDLILDGDAGRVSDQQRELLAIVQANADRLVDLVNDMLDISRIESGRIQLDQTAVDLAKAIQSEIASLRPMLDAKQQHIQTELDADVPPIYADAARLSQILTNLLANASKYTPEEGWITIRTELLDSHVAVSVSDTGIGIPVEALPHLFTKFYRVEQPAVREAGGTGLGLAITRLLVERHGGRITIASRQGVGTTVRFTLPVARRAEIIGDHAGEPFVILVATADPRDRRAWSQGLESIPTRPVYPRSQTVRAIVGEAELHQPSVIVIRPQAARPGLYDLLTDLDAVPELAETPIVVVGGPTQTDWVTDRQIVMLRGDAGPDHVVSTISDLLPHGEVAPRSLGRVLLGITDDTRGAFFGETLIEAGFTVAHARDGLTAIVRAIETLPDAIVLDADLDRLDAGSVLHQLREYPGTEQIPVIVLAGAKELDESELLAAGASDIILEPVDRETLVTRLRELTVSSASPGGDDNNTLL; encoded by the coding sequence ATGACGATGTGGGTTGCGACAATACTCGCGCAGGCCGGCCAGCGCACCGGTGACAACAGAGAGCCCTTTGGCCTCATCGGCGAGATCGATACATACTCGCTGGCTGCTGGCGTGGTGTTCATGCTGATCATCACGTTGGTAGCGATGTGGCTGTCACAACGAAGCCCGAAGAGGGAGAACATTACTGGCGCATCGAATCAGGATGGTGACCGCTACGCCACCATCTTTGAAAGCGCCAACGAAGGAATCGTCGTGCTCGACGCTGATGGCGTCGTAACGGAGATCAACCCGGCCGCATGTCGGCTGTTCGATACTCAGCCCGACGACACCGTCGGCACGCCAGCCACGGATCTGGGGCTTCTGAGCCACACGGAGATCCGCCTGCTGCCAAACCTCCACCGCCAGGAGACTCCACAGCCGGTCGTCCGTCAGCTTGGCGAGCGGGTGATCAGCACAATCGTCAGCCCACTCCGAGCAGGCGAGGGCAAGCGGCGGCGGGCCGGGTCGGTCTGGCTCTTGCGCGACGTAACCGAGATTGTTCGAATGGATGAGACGCGGAACGAGTTCATATCGGTAGTCTCCCACGAGTTGCGGACACCGATGACCGCGATCAAGGGCTTTACCGACCTGATTCTCGACGGCGATGCCGGCCGCGTCAGCGACCAGCAACGAGAGCTACTCGCGATCGTCCAGGCGAACGCCGATCGACTCGTCGATCTGGTCAACGACATGCTTGACATCTCGCGGATCGAGTCTGGTCGCATTCAGCTCGACCAGACGGCGGTCGATCTGGCCAAGGCAATCCAGTCAGAAATTGCCAGCCTGCGACCGATGCTCGACGCGAAACAGCAACACATCCAGACCGAGCTCGATGCTGATGTGCCGCCTATCTATGCCGACGCCGCGCGGCTTTCTCAGATTCTGACCAATCTGTTGGCCAACGCCAGCAAGTACACGCCCGAAGAGGGCTGGATCACGATCCGCACCGAGCTGCTCGACAGCCACGTCGCAGTCAGCGTCTCCGACACCGGCATCGGCATCCCCGTCGAGGCGCTGCCACACCTGTTCACGAAGTTCTACCGGGTCGAGCAACCCGCCGTGCGCGAGGCTGGCGGGACCGGGCTGGGGTTGGCGATTACCCGGCTCCTCGTCGAGCGACACGGCGGCCGAATCACGATTGCAAGCCGCCAGGGGGTTGGAACAACCGTCCGATTCACGTTACCGGTTGCCAGGCGGGCGGAGATTATCGGTGACCACGCCGGCGAGCCATTCGTCATCCTCGTCGCAACTGCCGACCCGCGCGATCGCCGGGCCTGGAGCCAGGGATTGGAGAGCATTCCCACCCGGCCCGTCTATCCTCGCTCGCAGACGGTACGCGCAATCGTTGGTGAGGCGGAGCTTCATCAGCCGTCCGTCATCGTAATCCGCCCGCAGGCTGCCAGACCCGGGCTTTACGACTTGCTCACCGACCTCGATGCTGTGCCGGAGCTGGCGGAGACGCCGATTGTCGTCGTTGGCGGCCCGACACAAACTGACTGGGTAACCGATCGGCAGATCGTCATGCTCCGTGGTGACGCCGGCCCTGACCATGTTGTCAGCACGATCAGCGACCTTCTGCCACACGGTGAGGTCGCGCCACGCAGCCTGGGCCGTGTCCTGCTGGGGATCACTGACGACACGCGGGGCGCCTTCTTCGGCGAAACGCTGATCGAGGCTGGCTTCACTGTCGCCCATGCGCGCGACGGACTCACAGCCATCGTGCGGGCCATCGAGACGCTGCCGGACGCGATCGTTCTCGACGCCGACCTCGACCGACTCGACGCCGGATCGGTCTTGCATCAGCTTCGCGAATACCCCGGAACGGAGCAGATTCCGGTTATCGTCCTGGCTGGGGCCAAGGAACTGGATGAATCCGAGCTTCTGGCAGCCGGCGCATCGGATATCATCCTCGAACCGGTCGATCGTGAGACGCTCGTCACCCGCCTGCGCGAGTTGACGGTATCGTCGGCCAGTCCGGGTGGGGACGACAACAACACCCTTTTGTAG
- a CDS encoding MgtC/SapB family protein: MDLTQWESLIRIGLAAVLGGAIGYERATLDKSAGLRTHMLVSLGAALFMVCSILIIQDFDQPGVATRLDPTRIGSTIVMGIGFLGGGIIFRQESRVHGLTTAAGLWVAAGIGLACGAGYFIVAGGSVLLTIVILAAIRPMEKRVEGRGLRLRQNGPNDID; encoded by the coding sequence ATGGACCTGACCCAATGGGAATCGCTCATCAGGATCGGGCTGGCGGCCGTCCTCGGCGGCGCGATCGGCTACGAGCGCGCGACCCTGGACAAGAGCGCGGGGCTGCGCACACACATGCTCGTGTCGCTTGGCGCGGCGCTGTTCATGGTCTGTTCGATCCTGATTATCCAGGATTTCGACCAGCCCGGCGTGGCAACCAGACTGGATCCAACACGGATCGGCTCAACGATCGTCATGGGCATCGGCTTCCTCGGAGGCGGCATTATCTTCCGCCAGGAGTCACGCGTCCACGGGCTGACGACGGCGGCCGGGCTCTGGGTTGCCGCGGGCATCGGGCTGGCCTGCGGGGCCGGCTACTTTATCGTTGCCGGCGGCAGCGTGCTGCTGACAATCGTGATTCTCGCCGCGATTCGGCCGATGGAAAAACGTGTTGAGGGCCGGGGGCTGCGTCTGCGGCAGAACGGTCCCAACGACATCGACTAG
- a CDS encoding RNA methyltransferase yields MTDTARPITPRRLARMRGTLERRQADLTIVIEDVHDPHNVSAMLRSCDAVGVAGAHLIYTVEERPELSKGVSASALRWIDLNSWESVADCYSALRERGFTIYTTSLTHEAIDLYDLDLTAPIAILFGNETRGASAEAVALADGCVYIPMMGMVESLNVSVACAVTLYEALRQRRAAGRYDSPSLPPDNLDARLNAWLLRDGRDPAAVTQDAPAGHIRAENRRQSRGGTG; encoded by the coding sequence ATGACGGATACAGCCCGACCGATCACACCACGACGCCTCGCGCGAATGCGTGGGACCCTGGAGCGTCGCCAGGCTGACCTCACGATCGTCATCGAAGATGTCCACGACCCACACAACGTCAGCGCGATGCTGCGTTCGTGCGACGCTGTGGGAGTGGCCGGCGCACACCTCATCTACACCGTCGAGGAGCGACCGGAGCTGAGCAAAGGCGTCTCCGCCAGCGCTTTGCGCTGGATCGACCTGAACTCCTGGGAATCCGTCGCCGATTGTTACAGCGCGCTCCGCGAGCGTGGGTTCACAATCTATACGACATCGCTGACGCATGAGGCGATCGACCTGTACGACCTCGACCTGACCGCGCCGATCGCGATCCTCTTCGGCAACGAGACACGCGGCGCGAGCGCCGAGGCCGTGGCTCTCGCCGATGGTTGCGTCTACATTCCGATGATGGGCATGGTCGAATCCCTGAACGTCTCCGTTGCCTGCGCTGTCACGCTCTACGAGGCACTGCGGCAGCGACGCGCGGCCGGCCGCTATGACAGCCCGAGCCTTCCTCCCGATAACCTCGATGCTCGGCTGAACGCCTGGCTCCTCCGCGATGGCCGCGACCCGGCGGCCGTGACGCAGGATGCGCCAGCCGGCCACATCCGGGCAGAGAATCGGAGGCAGAGTCGCGGCGGCACGGGCTAG
- the rpmH gene encoding 50S ribosomal protein L34, whose protein sequence is MPKRTYQPKRIPRKREHGFMKRMHTRGGRAVLAARRRKGRHNLTVSDERKPTLNK, encoded by the coding sequence ATGCCAAAGAGGACATACCAGCCGAAGCGCATCCCACGGAAGCGCGAACACGGCTTCATGAAGCGAATGCACACGCGGGGTGGTCGGGCCGTTCTGGCAGCGCGCCGCCGAAAGGGCCGGCACAACCTGACAGTGAGCGACGAGCGTAAGCCAACGCTAAACAAGTAA
- the rnpA gene encoding ribonuclease P protein component — MIARHYRLRRNSDFELVRRRGRSWSNRTVVLSVVENGTSANRYGFAAGKRVGGSVERNRAKRLLREAMRGLHPRMRQGFDIVLIARNSVDSLTPAAEVAADLERVAKRAGLLRPAGEPT; from the coding sequence ATGATCGCGCGCCACTATCGCCTGCGACGCAATAGCGACTTCGAGCTGGTCCGCAGACGCGGGCGCAGCTGGTCGAATCGCACAGTTGTGTTGAGCGTCGTCGAAAATGGGACCAGCGCGAATCGCTACGGGTTTGCCGCTGGCAAGCGTGTCGGCGGGTCTGTCGAGCGTAACAGAGCAAAGCGGCTGCTTCGCGAAGCGATGCGCGGGCTCCACCCGCGGATGCGCCAGGGTTTCGATATCGTGCTGATCGCGCGAAACAGCGTCGATTCGCTGACGCCGGCGGCTGAGGTGGCGGCCGACCTCGAACGAGTCGCCAAACGGGCCGGGTTGCTGCGTCCGGCAGGTGAGCCAACATGA
- the yidD gene encoding membrane protein insertion efficiency factor YidD, with protein sequence MRRALLWLIRGYQRWVSPMFPAACRFQPTCSEYGYQAIAKYGIIRGGAMSVWRVLRCNPFNKGGYDPVP encoded by the coding sequence ATGAGACGCGCGCTGCTCTGGCTCATCCGTGGCTACCAACGGTGGGTGTCGCCGATGTTCCCGGCAGCCTGTCGATTTCAACCAACCTGTTCCGAGTACGGCTACCAGGCGATCGCGAAGTACGGTATCATCCGTGGCGGCGCGATGTCGGTATGGCGAGTTTTGCGCTGCAATCCATTCAACAAGGGCGGCTACGATCCGGTCCCATAG
- a CDS encoding YidC/Oxa1 family membrane protein insertase, with protein sequence MGVWHGYVGFIEWALGQITGVTGSVGLSIIVFTIFLKTLMLPLTVKSIRSTAAMQELQPKIKELQKKYSKDRQKLSEETMRLYQQYQVNPAAGCFPMLLQIPIFFGLYFAVRSISHDGGSFLWIPNLGLPDPWKVLPIAAGVFQFIQTKMMRPAGGVKAADPQQQMMNTMMNFMPLMVVFFGWNFAAGAVLYWATQSVYSVVQQWFITGWGSMKNWFPFLPELPEHRRLGHRKPVERIDVGEYQPKGVMGMLQRRMQDAGDRQRTAAETRGKPSEAAPATKSKQEAKGDGGASNGTAATAPVDPTSSRVMTGRTRASSGSDNSSS encoded by the coding sequence ATGGGCGTCTGGCATGGGTACGTCGGTTTCATCGAATGGGCGCTGGGCCAGATCACCGGTGTTACCGGGAGTGTCGGCCTTTCAATTATCGTCTTCACGATCTTCCTCAAGACACTGATGCTGCCGCTGACGGTGAAGTCGATCCGCTCGACTGCCGCGATGCAGGAGCTCCAGCCGAAGATCAAAGAGCTGCAGAAGAAGTACTCCAAGGACCGGCAGAAGCTGTCGGAGGAGACCATGCGGCTCTATCAGCAATATCAGGTCAACCCGGCAGCCGGATGTTTCCCGATGCTCCTGCAGATCCCGATCTTCTTCGGCCTGTACTTTGCTGTGCGCAGCATCTCACACGATGGCGGCTCGTTCCTGTGGATCCCGAACCTCGGCTTACCTGATCCCTGGAAGGTTCTGCCGATCGCGGCTGGTGTGTTCCAGTTCATCCAGACGAAGATGATGCGGCCGGCCGGCGGAGTGAAGGCAGCCGACCCGCAGCAGCAGATGATGAACACGATGATGAACTTCATGCCGCTGATGGTCGTATTCTTCGGTTGGAACTTCGCCGCCGGCGCCGTGCTTTACTGGGCAACACAGAGCGTCTATTCGGTCGTCCAGCAATGGTTTATCACCGGCTGGGGCTCGATGAAGAACTGGTTCCCGTTCCTGCCGGAATTGCCGGAGCATCGCCGGCTGGGTCATCGCAAGCCGGTCGAACGAATCGATGTTGGCGAGTACCAGCCAAAGGGCGTGATGGGCATGTTGCAGCGACGAATGCAGGATGCCGGCGACCGCCAGCGCACCGCGGCGGAGACGCGTGGCAAGCCATCGGAAGCGGCGCCTGCTACGAAGTCGAAGCAAGAAGCCAAGGGAGACGGCGGCGCCTCGAACGGCACTGCCGCAACGGCCCCGGTTGACCCGACATCCAGCAGGGTGATGACTGGCCGCACACGCGCGTCATCCGGCTCGGACAACTCCAGCAGCTGA